In one window of Desulforhabdus amnigena DNA:
- a CDS encoding DEAD/DEAH box helicase, whose protein sequence is MKDKAASATPPDSHKGASFTPHQRERLKECLHALKTRQIYLRDPGTRLFPMNLSTAFFVNLVRDPVLGLPQVLAYRAVDEGGRVVDAACWAIVREDELPAVRQSFSNRFLTAWKKSIADGKGPHLFHFGEGTWQGLREWAEEAGSPNRLSFLWEPGRCHHTDLRRLIRERFDLPIPGRLTLFALDHVLGLTSSTEKENMADLFPRMPESLFHPDPEPYIPREEWEEDEKRRSELIRYHEALLALQEKVWKWAHPHLESDWEQTEWGEEPAEGRSPGAHYLHFLEEEKRLREENILALQEYSLAERVDRFRAIGPLTFLRTSLDEEGRFLYHFQMEPENELSKFREGDFLKLAVVGTQDIQGGFPVILADYNPAAGKLSVLARQGRLPLNRQLAYSLEEDLTDWNHPKLTHAVRAIFSTESSAEGRHSVLKLLAGEGHPEFIPVPLTPVRSPKGFKGEQPWEKSGNSPFSEVTSPFNSPLEGELRGVFLKDMRLFQGTCPPPNPKGQGRFLQSPLEQEREKFLWVRNWMQSFEPVSGLNAAQRAALELPFRKRVSLIEGPPGTGKTHLLAWILIALILQAQETGEPLRIAVSALTHQAIDGMLEKVVNLVNRHRIKGFRGRIMKWGRYKEGEAGGNAQDGSSGWPGIRIEPLNNAEDISGSPYLILGSTGFGLYNLLDGRNGTFPQVFDWIVFDEASQVLLPHALLSLLYGKGNFLFLGDVKQLPPIVLGRYEAASPDVHRSILGLLLDRYGPEHRVRLDRTYRMNAELCAFPSRMWYESTLQSDPRNAASRLELTSFPASSSRDGNESLHRGLINRILDPEKPIALVLTDHQGNYQKSDPEVEIMVQLAHRLMTHHGLGPNRLALISPHRAQNNAMANRLSQLLQESDDALPVIDTVERLQGAERDVILFSTTTSDPDHVMSEFLNNPNRFNVAITRARHKLIVVGSRSFFLTVPQNEEALAANACFKQFLQHCKDKKSLFAWNRD, encoded by the coding sequence ATGAAAGATAAAGCTGCATCGGCAACACCGCCTGACAGCCATAAAGGCGCATCCTTCACTCCCCACCAGAGGGAGAGGCTCAAAGAATGTCTTCATGCTCTCAAGACCCGGCAGATCTACCTTCGGGATCCTGGAACACGGCTTTTCCCAATGAACCTTTCCACGGCCTTCTTTGTAAACCTGGTGCGGGACCCCGTTTTGGGGCTGCCGCAGGTCCTGGCCTATCGTGCCGTGGATGAAGGAGGAAGAGTGGTCGATGCCGCCTGCTGGGCGATTGTAAGGGAAGACGAACTGCCTGCTGTCCGGCAGTCGTTTTCGAACCGGTTTCTGACGGCCTGGAAAAAATCCATTGCCGATGGAAAGGGACCGCACCTTTTCCATTTTGGGGAAGGAACCTGGCAAGGACTCCGGGAATGGGCAGAAGAGGCAGGAAGTCCCAACCGGCTCAGTTTTCTCTGGGAACCGGGGCGTTGCCATCATACGGACCTTCGCCGTCTGATCCGGGAGCGCTTCGACCTTCCCATTCCCGGCAGGTTGACTCTTTTCGCCCTGGATCATGTCCTGGGCCTGACCTCTTCCACGGAAAAAGAGAACATGGCGGACCTTTTCCCCCGAATGCCGGAAAGCCTTTTCCACCCGGACCCAGAGCCGTATATCCCCCGGGAGGAATGGGAAGAGGACGAAAAGCGGCGAAGCGAGCTCATCCGCTACCACGAAGCCCTTCTTGCCCTGCAGGAAAAGGTCTGGAAGTGGGCGCATCCGCACCTCGAAAGCGATTGGGAACAGACGGAATGGGGGGAAGAACCCGCCGAAGGGCGCTCGCCCGGAGCGCATTATCTTCATTTTCTTGAAGAAGAAAAACGGCTGCGCGAGGAAAATATCCTCGCCCTGCAGGAATATTCCCTGGCGGAACGGGTGGATCGCTTTCGAGCCATCGGGCCGCTGACATTCCTTCGAACATCCCTCGACGAGGAAGGGCGTTTCCTTTACCATTTTCAAATGGAACCCGAAAACGAACTCTCCAAGTTTCGGGAGGGGGATTTTCTCAAGCTGGCGGTCGTCGGCACCCAGGACATCCAGGGCGGCTTCCCGGTCATTCTGGCCGACTATAACCCTGCGGCCGGGAAATTGTCGGTGCTCGCCCGCCAGGGCAGGCTGCCTCTGAACAGGCAACTGGCCTATTCCCTGGAAGAGGACCTGACCGACTGGAACCATCCGAAGCTCACCCACGCCGTCCGCGCGATATTCTCCACGGAATCCTCTGCCGAGGGGAGGCATTCCGTTCTGAAGCTCCTCGCCGGTGAAGGGCATCCGGAGTTTATTCCCGTCCCCCTCACCCCGGTCCGCTCTCCCAAAGGATTCAAGGGTGAACAGCCTTGGGAAAAATCGGGAAACTCACCCTTTTCTGAGGTAACATCCCCTTTCAATTCCCCCCTTGAGGGGGAACTCAGGGGGGTGTTCTTGAAAGATATGCGGCTGTTTCAAGGAACCTGCCCGCCTCCGAACCCAAAGGGGCAAGGGAGATTTTTGCAGAGTCCCTTGGAACAAGAACGGGAAAAGTTTTTGTGGGTGCGGAACTGGATGCAAAGCTTCGAACCCGTTTCAGGGCTCAACGCGGCACAGCGGGCGGCCCTCGAACTTCCTTTCCGCAAGCGGGTGAGCCTCATCGAGGGGCCGCCCGGCACGGGAAAGACCCATCTTCTGGCCTGGATTCTCATCGCCCTCATACTGCAAGCCCAGGAGACGGGCGAACCCCTTCGCATCGCGGTGAGCGCCCTGACCCACCAGGCCATCGACGGGATGCTTGAAAAGGTAGTGAATCTCGTCAACCGCCACCGGATCAAAGGATTTCGAGGGCGTATCATGAAATGGGGGCGTTACAAAGAAGGGGAAGCGGGCGGAAATGCACAGGATGGATCGTCCGGGTGGCCCGGCATTCGGATCGAGCCCCTGAACAACGCCGAAGACATTTCGGGAAGTCCTTATCTCATTCTGGGTTCCACGGGATTCGGACTTTACAATCTCCTGGACGGCAGGAATGGAACGTTCCCCCAAGTCTTCGACTGGATTGTTTTCGACGAGGCTTCGCAGGTGCTCCTCCCCCATGCGCTCCTCAGCCTCCTCTACGGCAAAGGAAACTTCCTTTTTCTCGGCGACGTGAAGCAGTTGCCCCCCATCGTGCTGGGAAGATACGAAGCGGCCTCTCCGGATGTCCACCGGTCGATTCTCGGGCTGCTCCTGGATCGCTATGGTCCGGAGCACCGGGTGCGGCTGGATCGCACCTATCGCATGAACGCTGAACTCTGCGCCTTTCCCAGTCGCATGTGGTACGAGAGCACACTCCAGAGCGACCCCCGCAACGCGGCGTCCAGGCTCGAACTTACTTCCTTTCCCGCTTCATCGTCTCGGGACGGGAATGAATCGCTTCACAGAGGCCTGATAAACCGCATCCTCGATCCGGAAAAACCCATTGCCCTCGTCCTCACCGACCACCAGGGCAACTACCAGAAATCGGACCCAGAAGTGGAAATCATGGTTCAACTGGCCCACCGCTTGATGACCCACCATGGACTCGGCCCGAACCGCCTGGCGCTCATTTCTCCCCACCGGGCCCAGAACAACGCCATGGCGAACCGCCTGAGCCAACTCCTTCAGGAGAGCGACGATGCACTTCCGGTCATCGACACCGTGGAAAGGCTCCAGGGGGCGGAACGGGACGTGATCCTCTTCTCCACGACGACTTCCGACCCCGACCATGTCATGAGCGAATTCCTAAACAATCCCAACCGCTTCAATGTTGCCATCACCCGCGCCAGGCATAAGCTGATCGTCGTCGGAAGCCGCTCCTTTTTTCTGACGGTACCGCAGAATGAAGAAGCCCTGGCGGCCAACGCCTGTTTCAAACAATTCCTCCAGCATTGCAAAGATAAGAAGAGCCTGTTTGCATGGAACAGAGATTGA
- a CDS encoding IS4 family transposase translates to MFPTWPRKRRSSHTPTRSANRESRVKRFSRWIDNERISQEIYFMPFAQILIAALAGMPLVLAIDGSAVGMGCTALVIGIVYKKRLFPLAWIVREGKKGHFPEEIHLELLDRVHSILPAEAQIILVGDGEFDGVDYQKTVNQWGWQYVSRTASTIMLSTEDHEFSFEDMACNLQAGETLVAPQVSFSREEYGPVTAIAWWGNGYKEPIFLVTNMESVEDACSVYKKRFKIETFFSDQKSRGFYLHKSHLSDPARLGRLMIAACLAYYWIICLGVEAVRQGWHTIFHRKHRCDLSLFQIGLNALEYLIEKGRAIPVAFNLG, encoded by the coding sequence ATCTTCCCGACGTGGCCAAGAAAGCGACGGTCGAGCCATACGCCAACAAGAAGCGCCAACCGGGAGAGCCGTGTCAAACGGTTTTCCCGCTGGATAGACAATGAGCGCATCAGCCAGGAAATCTACTTCATGCCCTTTGCTCAGATCCTGATCGCAGCTTTGGCGGGCATGCCTCTCGTTCTGGCCATCGACGGGAGTGCTGTCGGCATGGGATGCACAGCCTTGGTCATCGGCATTGTCTACAAAAAGAGACTGTTTCCCCTGGCGTGGATCGTCAGAGAAGGTAAGAAGGGGCATTTCCCTGAAGAAATCCATCTTGAACTTCTCGATCGTGTTCACTCCATCCTTCCCGCCGAGGCTCAAATCATCCTGGTAGGGGACGGGGAATTTGATGGTGTTGACTACCAAAAGACCGTCAACCAATGGGGCTGGCAGTATGTATCACGTACAGCTTCAACCATCATGCTCAGCACGGAGGATCACGAGTTCTCCTTTGAGGACATGGCCTGCAACCTCCAGGCGGGAGAAACGCTCGTTGCTCCCCAAGTCTCTTTTTCCAGGGAGGAATATGGGCCTGTTACGGCCATCGCCTGGTGGGGAAATGGCTACAAGGAGCCCATCTTTCTCGTCACCAACATGGAATCCGTCGAAGACGCCTGTAGTGTTTACAAAAAGCGATTTAAAATCGAAACGTTCTTTTCCGATCAGAAAAGCCGTGGTTTCTACCTGCACAAGAGCCATTTATCCGATCCAGCCCGCTTGGGCCGTCTGATGATCGCAGCGTGCCTGGCCTACTACTGGATCATCTGTTTGGGAGTCGAGGCCGTGCGCCAAGGCTGGCACACGATCTTTCACCGAAAGCATCGGTGTGATCTGAGTCTCTTTCAGATTGGACTCAATGCACTTGAGTACCTGATCGAAAAAGGTAGGGCCATCCCTGTTGCCTTCAACTTGGGCTAA